In Pseudorasbora parva isolate DD20220531a chromosome 9, ASM2467924v1, whole genome shotgun sequence, the following proteins share a genomic window:
- the rnf152 gene encoding E3 ubiquitin-protein ligase rnf152, which yields MCNIHVLGSMETLSQSSRLECQICFNYFSQWRRPKLLHCQHTCCSICLSQMRLSQREIRCPWCRCLTQIPNGLSVSHLPDDLDVLSVISPSHSSEHTPIFIHLPNNGCYLLPIPVDSDMALLPREPACRFGPKSAGVVNVSDGRSLALGDDMGEEGMEEEVTVKTTAWTGVCTVLLVAFILIFLLGIVLHNMSCVSKRFTIISCG from the coding sequence ATGTGTAACATCCACGTTTTAGGGTCAATGGAGACCTTGTCGCAGAGCTCTAGGCTTGAGTGCCAAATCTGTTTCAACTACTTCAGCCAATGGCGCCGTCCCAAACTCCTGCACTGCCAACATACCTGCTGCTCCATATGTCTGAGCCAGATGAGGCTCAGCCAGAGAGAGATCCGCTGTCCTTGGTGTCGTTGCTTGACACAGATCCCAAACGGCCTTTCGGTCTCGCATCTTCCCGATGACCTGGATGTACTCTCCGTGATCAGTCCTTCTCACTCCTCTGAACACACCCCTATCTTTATACACTTGCCCAACAATGGTTGCTACCTACTGCCTATCCCCGTGGACTCAGACATGGCGCTGCTGCCTAGAGAGCCGGCCTGCCGGTTCGGACCTAAAAGCGCCGGGGTGGTAAACGTCTCTGATGGGCGTAGTCTCGCGTTGGGAGATGACATGGGTGAGGAGGGGATGGAGGAGGAGGTGACCGTAAAGACCACAGCATGGACGGGGGTTTGCACTGTGCTACTTGTggctttcattttgatttttttgctgGGTATCGTGTTGCATAACATGTCCTGCGTGTCCAAACGCTTCACTATTATTTCCTGCGGATGA